The proteins below are encoded in one region of Silene latifolia isolate original U9 population chromosome 2, ASM4854445v1, whole genome shotgun sequence:
- the LOC141642644 gene encoding cysteine-rich receptor-like protein kinase 7 — MKLPNSYFSLLQRLILILILIIIPKALAQYQFLHSRCGNSTITPNSTYQSNVNTILKSFSSINLITYGYYNFSAGTGPNKVQAIALCRGDVPPGACRLCVQSSASALPQVCPFQKQAFGYSDNCIIFYSNNTIFHTLRVLPRWALWNTRDVSNIPVYNVTLSKLMSGLLKNASSGDSQLKFATGKTNLTSNQTLYGMIQCTPDISKSQCVECVHNISGLIPKYFITSNFTAAGARVITPSCNYRYEIYSFTGNVSDVTTPPPPPPQLSAPTGSERSNASVKAGKSKTTRTIAAIAIPIAIVGAIFLTAVTCLLFKRKRKHSMSKFNKEDIETLQSLQYTLAALKAATDDFSENNKLGEGGFGIVYKGKLPDGQAVAVKRLSKNATQGDVQFKNEILILAKLQHRNLVRLLGFCLEDEEMLLVYEYVVNTSLDHFVFDPVQRASMQWETRYNIITGISRGLLYLHEDSRLRIIHRDLKAGNVLLDVDYNPKIADFGMARLFNIDQTEALASKIVGTYGYMPPEYVLHGHVSVKSDVFSFGVLVLEIVSGQKISCFQIGENPENLLTFAWKNWIDGKAWNLVDPTLRGASSTEILRCIHIGLLCVQHNSADRPTMSSVGLMLSSESVSLQVPSQPAFFTRSNTPVNAPSHENTSDQSTNRSPVTYSINEVTMTQVHSR; from the exons ATGAAGTTACCAAACTCATATTTCTCACTTCTCCAACGACTAATCCTAATCCTAATCCTAATAATCATTCCGAAAGCATTAGCTCAATACCAATTCCTTCACAGTCGATGTGGTAACTCCACTATCACACCCAACTCTACTTACCAATCCAACGTTAACACTATCCTTAAATCTTTCTCATCTATTAACCTCATTACCTATGGCTACTACAACTTTAGTGCTGGAACAGGCCCCAACAAAGTCCAAGCCATAGCGCTTTGCCGGGGTGATGTTCCTCCAGGTGCTTGCCGGCTTTGTGTCCAAAGCTCAGCCTCGGCCCTCCCTCAAGTCTGTCCATTCCAAAAACAGGCTTTTGGGTACTCGGATAATTGCATAATATTTTACTCAAATAATACCATTTTTCACACTCTGAGAGTTCTTCCAAGATGGGCTCTATGGAATACACGCGATGTTTCCAATATACCAGTGTACAATGTTACGCTTAGTAAGCTAATGAGTGGCTTACTAAAAAATGCGTCATCCGGCGACAGTCAGCTTAAATTTGCGACCGGAAAAACTAATCTCACTTCCAATCAAACCTTGTATGGGATGATTCAGTGTACTCCAGATATATCTAAGAGTCAATGTGTTGAGTGTGTACATAATATTTCTGGGTtaataccaaaatattttattacCTCTAACTTTACTGCTGCTGGAGCCAGGGTAATTACCCCTAGCTGTAATTATAGGTATGAGATCTACTCTTTTACTGGCAATGTGTCTGATGTTACTACACCGCCTCCACCTCCACCGCAACTGTCAGCACCAACGGGATCAGAAAGAAGTAATGCTTCTGTAAAAG CTGGAAAGAGCAAAACGACTCGTACCATAGCGGCCATTGCTATCCCCATTGCGATTGTTGGAGCAATATTTTTAACTGCCGTCACCTGTCTCTTATTCAAGAGGAAAAGGAAGCATTCCATGTCAAAGTTTAATA AGGAAGATATAGAAACTCTTCAGTCATTACAATACACTTTGGCTGCCTTAAAGGCGGCAACAGATGATTTCTCGGAAAACAACAAGCTAGGGGAAGGCGGATTTGGCATCGTCTATAAG GGTAAGCTGCCTGATGGGCAAGCAGTAGCCGTGAAGAGACTGTCAAAGAATGCAACACAGGGTGATGTACAGTTCAAGAATGAAATTCTGATATTAGCCAAACTTCAACATCGGAACTTGGtgaggttgctagggttttgctTGGAAGACGAAGAAATGCTCCTTGTTTATGAATATGTTGTCAACACAAGCCTCGATCACTTTGTGTTTG ATCCAGTACAGCGTGCTTCTATGCAATGGGAAACACGTTATAATATCATTACTGGCATTTCAAGAGGGCTTCTTTATCTTCATGAAGATTCACGACTGCGAATAATTCATCGCGATCTAAAAGCTGGGAATGTGCTATTAGATGTTGATTACAATCCCAAGATAGCAGATTTTGGGATGGCAAGGCTTTTTAACATTGACCAGACTGAAGCATTGGCAAGCAAAATTGTTGGTACTTA TGGATACATGCCGCCTGAATATGTGCTTCACGGTCATGTCTCAGTGAAGTCCGATGTCTTCAGCTTTGGTGTACTTGTGCTGGAGATTGTTAGCGGCCAGAAAATCAGCTGTTTCCAAATTGGCGAAAACCCAGAAAATCTACTGACTTTT GCATGGAAGAATTGGATAGATGGAAAGGCCTGGAATTTGGTAGATCCGACACTTAGAGGGGCATCAAGCACAGAAATACTGAGATGCATCCACATCGGCTTGCTGTGTGTGCAGCATAACTCAGCTGACAGGCCGACAATGTCATCAGTCGGTTTGATGTTGAGTAGTGAGTCGGTGTCTCTTCAAGTGCCTTCACAGCCTGCATTTTTCACCAGGAGCAACACACCAGTTAATGCACCTTCACACGAGAACACCTCGGATCAGTCTACTAATAGGTCACCAGTTACATACTCGATAAACGAGGTTACTATGACACAGGTGCACTCTCGATAA